One part of the Rutidosis leptorrhynchoides isolate AG116_Rl617_1_P2 chromosome 1, CSIRO_AGI_Rlap_v1, whole genome shotgun sequence genome encodes these proteins:
- the LOC139861472 gene encoding uncharacterized protein — translation MWSDEESRILAECWMRDTLNPNTGNSQTHSSFWGTVRQDYNSKVREQRRMDQISGKWTKMAKDIKLFVALYEKLVKDLPGGTNDNDIMVSVKKAFREQQKKAFAYEEAWRVVRDCP, via the coding sequence ATGTGGTCGGACGAGGAAAGTAGGATTTTGGCGGAGTGTTGGATGCGCGATACTCTAAATCCCAATACTGGAAACTCCCAAACACATAGTTCATTTTGGGGGACCGTCCGACAAGATTACAACTCTAAAGTAAGGGAACAAAGGCGTATGGATCAAATATCGGGAAAGTGGACCAAGATGGCCAAAGATATCAAGCTATTTGTCGCACTGTATGAAAAACTTGTTAAGGATTTGCCTGGTGGAACCAATGACAACGATATTATGGTGTCAGTTAAGAAGGCGTTTCGTGAGCAACAAAAGAAAGCCTTCGCGTACGAAGAAGCGTGGAGGGTTGTTAGAGATTGCCCCTAA
- the LOC139859093 gene encoding histone H1.2-like has product MAASTKTTVAKKAPVAKKPKSHPSYAEMVKEAIFALKERTGSSQYAIAKHIEDHQKDLPPNFKKMLLVQLKKLVAAGKLVKVKNSFKLGTGAAEKPEKPVAEKPKKALAEKKKAPATAAAKKAPAAVKKSAKKVKTPVKAKKPVKKTVTAKKPKSIKSPAKKVAPKKKAAVKK; this is encoded by the exons ATGGCTGCGTCTACCAAAACAACAGTTGCGAAGAAAGCTCCGGTAGCTAAAAAGCCTAAATCTCATCCTTCTTACGCCGag ATGGTGAAAGAAGCGATTTTTGCGTTGAAAGAGCGAACTGGATCAAGTCAGTACGCGATTGCGAAACACATCGAAGATCACCAGAAGGATCTGCCACCGAATTTTAAAAAGATGCTGCTCGTTCAATTGAAGAAGCTTGTTGCTGCCGGAAAGCTAGTTAAGGTTAAGAATTCGTTTAAGCTGGGTACCGGTGCTGCTGAGAAGCCGGAGAAGCCAGTTGCTGAGAAGCCGAAGAAGGCTCTTGCTGAAAAGAAGAAAGCTCCGGCTACGGCGGCGGCAAAGAAAGCTCCGGCAGCGGTGAAGAAATCGGCGAAGAAGGTGAAGACGCCGGTGAAAGCGAAAAAACCTGTGAAGAAAACTGTTACCGCGAAGAAGCCGAAGAGTATAAAGTCACCTGCGAAGAAAGTTGCGCCGAAGAAGAAGGCTGCAGTTAAAAAATGA